Proteins co-encoded in one Sulfurimonas sp. HSL1-2 genomic window:
- the cysQ gene encoding 3'(2'),5'-bisphosphate nucleotidase CysQ — MLEKIDLETVVAIAEKAGKAIMEIYERDFIIEYKDDKSPLTEADTLSNEIICRALGEFYPEIPLLSEENKAVPYDERKSWEYYWCIDPIDGTKEFIKKNDEFTVNIALIHKDTPVLGVVYAPALGDMYKAKQGEGAFKNGIKLPTKQNLTPELSLHVVASKSHLSEETQAFIVALARTTNEIHQVSKGSSLKLCMVAEGEADIYPRLAPTMEWDTAAADAIVRESGKMTYQYTLDMSEEVPVVYNKADLLNPWFVVKELHK, encoded by the coding sequence ATGCTTGAGAAGATTGATCTTGAGACCGTTGTCGCCATTGCCGAGAAAGCGGGTAAGGCCATCATGGAAATATACGAGCGAGATTTTATCATCGAATACAAGGACGACAAATCCCCACTGACCGAAGCCGATACGCTTTCCAACGAGATTATCTGCCGGGCGCTCGGCGAGTTCTACCCGGAGATCCCGCTGCTCTCGGAAGAGAACAAAGCCGTCCCCTACGACGAGCGCAAGAGCTGGGAGTACTACTGGTGCATCGACCCCATTGACGGAACCAAGGAGTTCATCAAGAAAAACGACGAGTTCACCGTCAATATTGCGCTGATCCATAAGGACACACCGGTTCTCGGTGTCGTCTACGCCCCGGCCCTCGGTGACATGTACAAGGCGAAACAGGGGGAGGGTGCTTTCAAAAATGGCATAAAGCTCCCCACCAAGCAAAACTTGACGCCGGAACTTTCCTTGCATGTCGTTGCCAGTAAGTCACACCTTTCCGAGGAGACGCAGGCCTTCATTGTCGCGCTGGCCAGAACGACCAATGAGATCCACCAGGTCTCCAAGGGAAGTTCGCTCAAGCTCTGCATGGTCGCCGAGGGTGAAGCCGACATCTACCCCCGTCTCGCCCCGACGATGGAGTGGGATACGGCAGCAGCGGATGCCATCGTACGTGAAAGCGGAAAAATGACGTATCAATACACCCTTGACATGTCTGAGGAAGTACCGGTTGTCTACAATAAAGCCGATCTTTTGAATCCGTGGTTTGTGGTGAAAGAACTTCATAAATGA